In Geobacillus kaustophilus, a genomic segment contains:
- a CDS encoding IS4-like element IS5377 family transposase: MNKHTTLPNLMQKLVSDEEIQLIAEAVGYRDSSRTFTLRELIHFFLLAAMHQWKSFRHGADVGPLYGLPRFHYSTVSKKAKEVPYDIMKRLLALIISKCNRQTRRSLRFPKPLRVVDSTTVTVGKNRLPWAPYHGERAGVKLHVAYSPESSLPADVVETIGLRHDGPVGEQLTNAQQVLVEDRAYFKIERLDRFVEQHQLFVIRMKDNIELHQKKSLKRLSSTSSSVQADFTCQLGTKQCRSTKRHRVVIFRDANGRDIRVVTNLFHASAETIADMYQQRWTVEVFFRWVKQYLNVPTLFGTTENAVYNQLFAAFIAYVLLRWLYDQTKKQTNVSLSFISFVRRFFSGQLPLDWKSGMAAALFEYAQIYGRRMYNFG; encoded by the coding sequence ATGAACAAGCATACCACACTCCCGAATTTGATGCAAAAACTTGTTTCGGATGAAGAGATTCAACTGATTGCCGAAGCGGTTGGGTATCGTGATTCGTCTCGAACCTTTACGTTGCGCGAGTTGATTCACTTCTTCCTGCTGGCCGCCATGCATCAATGGAAAAGCTTTCGCCACGGAGCCGATGTGGGGCCTCTGTATGGATTGCCGCGATTCCATTATTCAACTGTATCCAAGAAAGCGAAAGAAGTTCCCTATGACATCATGAAACGCTTGTTGGCGTTGATCATTTCCAAGTGCAACCGCCAAACCCGCCGTTCGCTTCGGTTTCCCAAACCGCTTCGGGTGGTGGATTCGACGACCGTCACGGTCGGGAAAAACCGCCTGCCATGGGCGCCGTATCACGGCGAACGCGCCGGAGTGAAGCTGCACGTCGCGTATTCGCCGGAATCCTCGTTGCCGGCAGACGTGGTGGAAACCATCGGACTGCGTCATGATGGCCCGGTGGGAGAACAGTTGACGAACGCTCAACAAGTGCTGGTGGAAGACCGGGCGTATTTCAAAATCGAACGCCTCGATCGATTTGTGGAGCAGCATCAGCTCTTTGTCATTCGGATGAAGGACAACATCGAACTTCATCAGAAAAAAAGCTTGAAACGCCTTTCCAGCACATCCTCATCGGTTCAAGCCGACTTCACGTGCCAGTTGGGGACGAAACAATGCCGCTCCACCAAGCGTCACCGGGTGGTGATCTTTCGAGATGCGAATGGCCGCGACATTCGGGTCGTGACGAACCTCTTCCATGCGTCTGCGGAAACCATTGCCGACATGTACCAACAACGTTGGACTGTTGAGGTCTTTTTCCGTTGGGTGAAGCAATATCTGAATGTCCCGACCTTGTTTGGCACGACGGAAAATGCGGTATACAACCAACTGTTTGCGGCGTTCATCGCGTATGTGTTGCTGCGATGGCTGTATGATCAAACCAAAAAACAGACGAACGTCTCTCTTTCCTTCATTTCGTTCGTTCGCCGTTTTTTCTCTGGGCAGCTTCCTCTCGATTGGAAATCCGGGATGGCCGCTGCTTTGTTTGAGTATGCCCAAATTTATGGAAGGCGTATGTATAATTTTGGATAA
- a CDS encoding ISL3 family transposase, whose product MLSIPLGLPEFKVIKQELLSYGYAIHVEKTETQERCPHCGFATSSVHDRRTRKVRDLAIFHQPVYLFIKVKRYRCWNCSQVFSASLESIPPNQHYTNRFCEYLYELCEGSTIQEVSRKHRIPYTTLERIYYSIASKKAKERQTAIEASSQEGMVLSLDEIAVKKGHQYETVLMDARAGSVMGMHADRQCDSAINLLSQNILSKEMVQTVILDMWEPYHKAVRALFPSASIVIDKYHVVQKVTQALDQARKEFSPLKKARYLLLKGCEKLRKDQRLRLDDILEEYPALSIAYYLKELFRDFYRTDGYHEAKERLEEWIQLAKQSPFASFQKAANTLERWKEPILSYFLCPYTNARIEGTNHKIKNIKRRAYGYRNLERFRLRVFLECTGNTTGSQAA is encoded by the coding sequence GTGCTTTCTATACCACTAGGATTGCCAGAATTTAAAGTGATTAAACAAGAACTTCTTTCCTATGGTTATGCGATTCATGTAGAGAAAACAGAGACACAGGAACGTTGCCCTCATTGTGGGTTTGCCACTTCCTCTGTCCACGACAGACGGACAAGAAAAGTACGGGATTTGGCGATTTTCCATCAACCGGTGTACTTGTTCATAAAGGTAAAGCGCTATCGGTGCTGGAATTGTTCTCAAGTGTTTTCCGCCTCTTTGGAATCGATTCCACCCAATCAACACTACACCAATCGATTTTGTGAGTACTTGTATGAACTTTGCGAAGGCTCCACCATTCAAGAGGTTAGCCGAAAGCACCGCATCCCATATACAACATTGGAACGCATTTATTACTCCATCGCATCGAAAAAAGCAAAAGAGCGTCAAACAGCGATAGAAGCATCTTCTCAAGAAGGAATGGTGCTTAGTTTAGATGAAATCGCTGTAAAAAAGGGACATCAGTATGAAACTGTATTGATGGATGCCAGAGCCGGATCGGTCATGGGAATGCATGCCGATCGCCAATGTGACTCCGCCATCAACTTGTTGAGCCAAAATATCCTGTCGAAAGAAATGGTCCAAACGGTGATTCTTGACATGTGGGAACCTTATCATAAGGCGGTTCGCGCCCTGTTTCCATCTGCTTCGATTGTCATCGATAAGTACCATGTGGTTCAAAAAGTGACACAAGCCTTGGATCAAGCAAGAAAGGAATTTTCTCCATTGAAAAAGGCTCGATATCTTCTCTTGAAAGGCTGTGAAAAGCTTCGTAAGGACCAACGGCTTCGATTAGACGATATCTTGGAGGAGTATCCGGCACTTTCCATTGCTTATTATCTGAAAGAGTTGTTTCGGGATTTTTACCGAACCGATGGATATCATGAAGCAAAGGAACGCTTGGAAGAATGGATTCAGTTAGCCAAACAGAGCCCTTTTGCTTCTTTTCAGAAAGCAGCCAACACGCTTGAAAGGTGGAAGGAGCCGATTCTTTCCTACTTTTTGTGCCCATATACGAATGCCCGAATTGAGGGGACGAATCACAAGATCAAAAACATCAAACGCCGGGCATATGGCTATCGAAATCTAGAACGGTTTCGTTTGCGTGTATTTCTGGAGTGTACAGGGAACACTACAGGCAGTCAGGCTGCTTAA
- a CDS encoding ISL3 family transposase, whose product MYSQFIKELIDLPDVLIQKVRKEGDRWIFELSLPEQCPLCPVCLKRTIKMTGKKKQWMHGYAQRIGIFWIELPVERRRCSTCGMTFSTSYPGISPPSVATDAFQQWVAQSCIGTSIQAVARMLKLPYTTVERWFYTHAPSFLSNDIQPKAVCVDEFAFRKGHDYGVAIMDAETGEGYAIEAGKNEEAIRRALAHVSRSVQYVVSDLAPAMKKAIQGGCPEATHVVDYFHVIQLFTDALDRCRKYVDKGSRKHGNVRYVCRLLSTCPEKLTEEERQIVREWCNESDDLKSVYQSLQHFRYVSKSKDEQQAKRRLESWIHRYSFCPCSVVRAIAKALVKRTEEIVSCILSPYSNGKMEGTNNKIKLIKRRGYGYRNIQRFALRVRLETTNIL is encoded by the coding sequence ATGTACTCTCAGTTTATCAAAGAACTTATCGATTTACCAGATGTTTTGATTCAAAAGGTGCGAAAAGAAGGAGATCGTTGGATTTTCGAACTTTCTCTACCTGAACAATGCCCGTTATGTCCTGTCTGCTTGAAACGCACGATCAAAATGACAGGAAAAAAGAAGCAATGGATGCATGGCTATGCTCAACGAATCGGGATTTTTTGGATTGAACTCCCTGTCGAGCGCAGACGTTGTAGTACGTGTGGCATGACGTTCAGCACGTCTTATCCAGGAATCTCCCCTCCAAGTGTGGCAACAGACGCTTTTCAGCAATGGGTGGCGCAATCTTGCATCGGGACATCCATTCAGGCAGTAGCTCGGATGCTCAAACTCCCTTACACGACCGTGGAACGTTGGTTTTATACCCATGCCCCTTCCTTCCTATCGAATGATATCCAACCAAAGGCGGTTTGTGTCGATGAATTTGCCTTTCGAAAAGGGCATGACTACGGAGTGGCGATCATGGATGCCGAGACGGGAGAAGGGTATGCCATCGAAGCTGGAAAGAACGAGGAAGCCATCAGACGTGCGTTGGCGCATGTGTCTCGTTCTGTTCAGTATGTCGTAAGCGATTTAGCCCCAGCGATGAAAAAAGCCATTCAAGGGGGTTGCCCAGAGGCGACACACGTGGTCGATTATTTCCATGTCATTCAGCTGTTTACGGATGCTTTAGATCGTTGCCGCAAATATGTAGACAAAGGAAGCAGGAAACACGGAAATGTTCGTTACGTTTGCCGTTTATTGAGCACATGCCCAGAGAAATTGACGGAGGAAGAACGTCAAATCGTACGAGAATGGTGTAATGAAAGCGATGACTTAAAGTCGGTCTACCAATCGCTCCAACATTTTCGTTATGTGTCCAAAAGCAAAGACGAGCAACAGGCGAAACGACGTTTGGAGTCTTGGATTCATCGGTATTCGTTTTGTCCTTGTTCGGTTGTGCGCGCGATTGCAAAAGCGCTCGTCAAGCGAACAGAAGAAATCGTTTCTTGCATTTTATCCCCTTACTCGAATGGGAAAATGGAAGGAACGAACAACAAGATCAAGCTGATCAAACGTCGAGGATATGGATACAGAAATATCCAGCGTTTTGCATTACGGGTTCGGTTAGAAACGACTAACATACTTTAA
- a CDS encoding IS256 family transposase translates to MTGVCIGYTKVNFLMSMYIELIMREEIKHFLEIEQAETSNMRNGYYQRTLDTQYGRIEGLLVPRDRNGEFQTQLFAPYQRHTGWLEEAIIKMYQSGMSTREIGKFIERILGNAYSPATISRITDVVKEDIEKWRHRPLHKRYSVLYLDGLYVKLRRDTVEKEVIYVVLGVNEEGYREILDFFVGGQESAYGWQEILQQLYNRGVKEVLLGVFDGLPGLEEAFQAVYPKADVQRCVVHKVRNTLSRVRKKDQFEVAEDLKLIYRSPNKEIALEMFRQFESKWSSKYPREVQSWVNELDVLLTFMDYPSSIRSVIYTTNAIERTIKEIRKRLKPMNSLSSLEAAEKVVYLTIQDFNEKWAGRKLRGFAEAHEALQRMFEERYN, encoded by the coding sequence ATAACCGGAGTGTGCATCGGTTATACGAAGGTTAACTTTTTAATGAGCATGTATATAGAACTGATTATGCGGGAAGAAATCAAACATTTCCTCGAAATCGAACAGGCGGAAACATCCAATATGAGAAACGGCTACTACCAACGAACACTGGATACGCAATATGGTCGTATTGAAGGTCTTTTGGTCCCAAGAGACCGAAATGGGGAATTTCAAACGCAGCTGTTTGCCCCTTATCAACGACACACCGGCTGGCTTGAGGAAGCGATCATCAAGATGTATCAAAGTGGCATGAGTACGCGGGAAATTGGCAAGTTTATCGAACGAATTCTAGGAAATGCCTATTCTCCCGCGACGATCAGCCGTATTACCGATGTCGTAAAGGAAGACATCGAAAAATGGCGCCATCGTCCACTGCACAAGCGTTATTCGGTCTTATATTTGGACGGTTTGTATGTGAAACTTCGCCGCGATACGGTAGAGAAAGAAGTCATTTATGTGGTGTTAGGGGTGAATGAAGAGGGGTATCGTGAAATTCTTGATTTCTTCGTAGGAGGACAGGAAAGCGCCTATGGATGGCAGGAGATTCTTCAACAACTATACAACAGAGGCGTAAAAGAAGTGCTGCTTGGCGTATTCGATGGACTACCGGGGCTGGAGGAAGCCTTTCAGGCGGTTTATCCGAAAGCCGACGTGCAGCGTTGTGTCGTTCACAAAGTCCGTAACACGCTCAGCCGTGTTCGGAAAAAAGACCAATTCGAAGTGGCGGAGGATCTGAAACTCATTTATCGTTCTCCGAATAAAGAAATCGCACTCGAGATGTTTCGACAGTTTGAATCGAAATGGTCAAGCAAGTATCCGAGGGAAGTCCAATCGTGGGTAAATGAGTTGGATGTCCTCCTCACCTTTATGGACTATCCAAGCAGTATTCGAAGTGTGATTTACACGACCAATGCCATCGAACGAACGATCAAGGAGATTCGGAAACGCCTAAAGCCAATGAACAGTTTGAGCAGTCTAGAAGCCGCTGAAAAAGTCGTATATTTGACCATTCAAGATTTTAACGAGAAATGGGCAGGCCGAAAGTTACGAGGATTTGCCGAAGCACATGAAGCCCTCCAGCGAATGTTTGAAGAACGTTACAATTAA
- the tnpC gene encoding IS66 family transposase, with protein MLTVQQAVLTVESLISKVQQQKQLIHQLIQENEHLRQENKQLRKENEQLKYRVQELEARTKKNSSNSHLPPSSDRFEKKRSSREPSDKKPGGREGHEGTTLRQVEHPHHRVVHRVHTCQGCGSSLRDVKPFKVDVRQVFDLPPVTMEVTQHEREVKSCPHCRCVQQAEFPSHVTNHVQYGPRITALVVYLYNIQMIPYQRLRDMMEELYQHPISTGTLVNMVKRGREALEPNMDIIEEALLQSDILHVDETSLRIDGKQAWVHVACTSAYTYLAPHASRGKKATDEIGILPRYKGTMMHDAFGTYPRYTEATHALCHAHHLRDLKGFIEQGHTWAKRMTTFLLNAKQVVEQHGGFLPEEEAKRWEHVYDRILEKANHQLEGMTPLPKKALSFVRRLQKRKEEALRFLREAHVPFDNNQAERDLRMVKVKENISGTFRQETFAQSFCIARSIVSTLTKHEKNVWDSLCLLLTGETIDRVLSAT; from the coding sequence ATGTTGACGGTACAACAAGCTGTATTGACGGTTGAAAGCTTAATCAGCAAAGTCCAACAACAAAAACAGCTCATTCATCAACTCATTCAAGAAAATGAACATTTGCGTCAAGAAAACAAACAGCTACGCAAAGAAAATGAACAACTGAAGTATCGTGTTCAAGAGCTGGAAGCACGCACGAAAAAAAACAGCTCTAATAGCCATCTGCCCCCATCTTCTGACCGTTTTGAGAAAAAGCGTTCCTCTCGTGAACCGTCTGACAAAAAGCCTGGCGGACGGGAGGGACATGAGGGAACGACGCTCCGTCAAGTGGAACATCCACATCATCGTGTCGTCCATCGCGTACATACGTGTCAAGGATGCGGGTCTTCTTTGCGTGACGTAAAACCGTTCAAAGTCGATGTCCGTCAAGTGTTTGATCTGCCTCCCGTGACGATGGAAGTGACACAACATGAACGCGAAGTGAAATCATGTCCACATTGCCGATGCGTGCAACAAGCCGAGTTCCCATCACACGTCACCAATCATGTGCAATATGGTCCACGGATCACGGCGCTTGTCGTGTATTTATACAACATACAAATGATTCCATATCAACGTTTACGTGACATGATGGAAGAGCTATATCAACATCCGATCAGCACAGGAACACTTGTCAATATGGTCAAACGAGGTCGCGAAGCACTCGAACCAAACATGGACATCATCGAGGAAGCATTGCTTCAATCGGACATCTTGCATGTCGATGAAACGAGCTTGCGGATCGATGGCAAACAGGCCTGGGTTCATGTCGCCTGTACATCCGCATATACGTACTTAGCTCCTCACGCTTCTCGTGGAAAGAAAGCAACCGATGAAATCGGGATTCTTCCACGATATAAAGGAACGATGATGCATGATGCATTCGGTACATACCCGAGATACACCGAAGCCACACATGCCCTTTGTCATGCCCATCATTTACGTGACTTGAAAGGATTCATCGAACAAGGGCATACATGGGCAAAACGGATGACCACGTTTCTATTAAATGCCAAACAAGTGGTCGAACAACATGGTGGCTTTCTTCCTGAAGAAGAAGCGAAACGTTGGGAGCACGTGTATGATCGCATACTCGAGAAAGCCAACCATCAGTTGGAAGGGATGACACCGTTGCCGAAAAAAGCGCTCTCCTTCGTTCGGCGACTTCAAAAACGAAAGGAAGAAGCGTTGCGCTTTTTGCGTGAAGCTCACGTTCCTTTTGACAACAACCAAGCCGAACGGGATCTTCGCATGGTCAAAGTCAAAGAGAACATCTCGGGTACATTTCGTCAGGAAACGTTCGCGCAGTCGTTTTGCATCGCAAGGAGCATCGTTTCCACACTCACCAAGCACGAAAAAAACGTGTGGGACTCGTTGTGTCTTCTGTTGACAGGCGAAACGATAGATCGTGTTCTTTCCGCTACGTAG
- a CDS encoding IS630 family transposase has product MKRLNITHDHGWTPRTLRKQERKIKNALLRQRVMAVRLVMEGYLGKEAASMVNVCRQTVSHYVSLFNEGGLELLLHRDFAPGREPFLTEEQQEEIKQLVLTTTPAELGWDVASAWNTKLLQSYVEKHFGVCLSREALRKLLHRQGLSWTRPTYTLAKGNPDEQKQFEKQMDLIKKT; this is encoded by the coding sequence ATGAAACGTCTCAACATCACCCATGATCACGGATGGACGCCACGGACGCTTCGCAAACAGGAACGGAAAATCAAAAACGCGCTTCTTCGCCAACGGGTGATGGCGGTTCGTTTGGTCATGGAAGGTTATTTGGGCAAAGAGGCGGCCTCCATGGTCAACGTGTGCCGACAAACCGTTTCCCATTATGTGTCGCTGTTCAACGAAGGCGGTCTGGAGCTCTTGCTTCATCGGGATTTCGCCCCTGGACGGGAGCCGTTTCTCACCGAAGAACAGCAGGAAGAGATCAAACAGCTTGTGTTGACCACCACTCCCGCGGAACTGGGCTGGGACGTCGCTTCGGCCTGGAACACCAAACTCCTGCAATCCTATGTCGAAAAGCACTTTGGTGTTTGCCTTTCCCGTGAAGCGCTGCGAAAACTCCTGCACCGTCAAGGTCTGTCATGGACTCGCCCTACGTACACGCTGGCGAAAGGGAATCCGGATGAGCAAAAGCAATTTGAAAAGCAAATGGATTTGATAAAAAAAACTTGA
- the tnpC gene encoding IS66 family transposase, with protein MLTVQQAVFTVESLMGKVQQQKQLIHQLIQENEHLRQENKQLRKENEQLKYRVQELEARTKKNSSNSHLPPSSDRFEKKRSSREPSGKKPGGQEGHEGTTLRQVEHPHHRVVHRVHTCQGCGSSLRDVKPFKVDVRQVFDLPLVTMEVTQHEREVKSCPHCRCVQQAEFPSHVTNHVQYGPRITALVVYLYNIQMIPYQRLRDMMEELYQHPISTGTLVNMVKRGREALEPNMDIIEEALLQSDILHVDETSLRIDGKQAWVHVACTSAYTYLAPHASRGKKATDEIGILPRYKGTMMHDAFGTYPRYTEATHALCHAHHVRGLKGFIEQGHTWAKRMTTFLLNAKQMVEQHGGFLPEEEAKRWERVYDRILEKANHQLEGMTPLPKKALSFVRRLQKRKEEALRFLREAHVPFDNNQAERDLRMVKVKENISGTFRQETFAQSFCIARSIVSTLTKHEKNVWDSLCLLLTGETIDRVLSAT; from the coding sequence ATGTTGACGGTACAACAAGCTGTATTTACGGTTGAGAGTTTAATGGGCAAAGTCCAACAACAAAAACAGCTCATTCATCAACTCATTCAAGAAAATGAACATTTGCGTCAAGAAAACAAACAGCTACGCAAAGAAAATGAACAACTGAAGTATCGTGTTCAAGAGCTGGAAGCACGCACGAAAAAAAACAGCTCTAATAGCCATCTGCCCCCATCTTCCGACCGTTTTGAGAAAAAGCGTTCCTCCCGCGAGCCGTCTGGCAAAAAGCCTGGCGGACAGGAGGGACATGAGGGAACGACGCTCCGTCAAGTGGAACATCCACATCATCGTGTCGTCCATCGCGTACATACGTGTCAAGGATGCGGGTCTTCTTTGCGTGACGTAAAACCGTTCAAAGTCGATGTCCGTCAAGTGTTTGATCTGCCTCTCGTGACGATGGAAGTGACACAACATGAACGCGAAGTGAAATCATGTCCACATTGCCGATGCGTGCAACAAGCCGAGTTCCCATCACACGTCACCAATCATGTGCAATATGGTCCACGGATCACGGCGCTTGTCGTGTATTTATACAACATACAAATGATTCCATATCAACGTTTACGTGACATGATGGAAGAGCTATATCAACATCCGATCAGCACAGGAACACTTGTCAATATGGTCAAACGAGGACGCGAAGCACTCGAACCAAACATGGACATCATCGAGGAAGCATTGCTTCAATCGGACATCTTGCATGTCGATGAAACGAGCTTGCGGATCGATGGCAAACAGGCCTGGGTTCATGTCGCCTGTACATCCGCATATACGTACTTAGCTCCTCACGCTTCTCGTGGAAAGAAAGCAACCGATGAAATCGGGATTCTTCCACGATATAAAGGAACGATGATGCATGATGCATTCGGTACATACCCGAGATACACCGAAGCCACACATGCCCTTTGTCATGCCCATCATGTACGTGGCTTGAAAGGATTCATCGAACAAGGGCATACATGGGCAAAACGGATGACCACGTTTCTATTAAATGCCAAACAAATGGTCGAACAACATGGCGGCTTTCTTCCTGAAGAAGAAGCGAAACGTTGGGAGCGCGTGTATGATCGCATACTCGAGAAAGCCAACCATCAGTTGGAAGGGATGACACCGTTGCCGAAAAAAGCGCTCTCCTTCGTTCGGCGACTTCAAAAACGAAAGGAAGAAGCGCTGCGCTTTTTGCGTGAAGCCCACGTTCCCTTTGACAACAACCAAGCCGAACGGGATCTTCGCATGGTCAAAGTCAAAGAGAACATCTCGGGTACATTTCGTCAGGAAACGTTCGCGCAGTCGTTTTGCATCGCAAGGAGCATCGTTTCCACACTCACCAAGCACGAAAAAAACGTGTGGGACTCGTTGTGTCTTCTGTTGACAGGCGAAACGATAGATCGTGTTCTTTCCGCTACGTAG
- a CDS encoding IS630 family transposase has product MITKETEDAVLLYIDETHIRSYHVLRSTWSEVGRQKRVPTFGHHAHVSVFGAVNVHDGDIVLHQTEAANAATFLDFLRLLKERHPNRIIALVLDNARIHHARMVKDFLREEGQCFHFLYLPPYSPQLNPIERLWKWLKDTMIANAFHKDRHEIVQAVQRFAHYIQERPEEVLRRLGCSA; this is encoded by the coding sequence TTGATCACCAAGGAGACAGAAGATGCCGTTCTTCTGTACATCGATGAAACGCATATCCGCTCTTATCATGTCTTGCGATCCACTTGGTCCGAGGTCGGTCGTCAAAAACGTGTGCCGACATTCGGCCATCATGCCCATGTTTCGGTATTTGGCGCGGTGAACGTCCACGATGGGGACATCGTGCTTCACCAAACAGAAGCCGCCAACGCTGCGACGTTCTTGGATTTCTTGCGCCTGCTCAAAGAGCGGCATCCCAACCGGATCATTGCGCTCGTCTTGGACAATGCCCGGATTCATCACGCTCGAATGGTGAAGGACTTTTTGCGAGAAGAAGGACAATGTTTTCATTTCCTGTATCTGCCTCCCTACTCGCCGCAGCTCAACCCGATCGAGCGTTTGTGGAAATGGCTGAAGGATACGATGATCGCCAACGCCTTTCACAAAGACCGCCACGAGATCGTGCAAGCGGTTCAACGATTTGCTCATTACATTCAGGAACGCCCGGAGGAAGTGTTGCGGCGCTTGGGGTGTTCCGCGTAA
- a CDS encoding DUF4304 domain-containing protein has translation MERKEFKKIVSDCLLANGFSKKGKYYYKESPEVICCLGLQKSNYSNCYYVNVGIVIKEINKRLELPRDVDGDIRCRFYFKVEGKEVDCLDLDRINESSVIVSSLEANISEIM, from the coding sequence ATGGAAAGGAAAGAGTTTAAAAAGATTGTTAGTGACTGTTTATTAGCAAACGGTTTCTCGAAAAAAGGCAAATATTATTATAAGGAAAGCCCTGAGGTAATATGTTGCCTTGGATTGCAGAAATCAAATTACTCTAATTGTTATTATGTAAATGTAGGTATAGTGATTAAGGAAATAAATAAAAGGCTAGAGCTTCCACGAGATGTTGACGGTGATATTAGATGTAGGTTCTATTTCAAAGTTGAAGGTAAGGAAGTTGACTGTCTTGACCTTGATAGAATAAATGAAAGTAGTGTTATTGTTTCATCATTAGAAGCGAACATTTCAGAAATAATGTAA
- a CDS encoding DUF4304 domain-containing protein, with protein sequence MVGALKKIVVPELRNRGFKGAFPHFRKQEGQLGYLLSFQFDKWGGGFIIEAGVARVNEEENVVVDGIVRPFQKMNAFHLNNRFRIMNNKNGDKDWFKFDNENENLEEAEFIRIAKNVLPYLDIAENWFEKIKQKQTVR encoded by the coding sequence ATGGTCGGTGCTTTAAAGAAAATAGTAGTCCCAGAATTAAGAAACAGGGGATTTAAAGGGGCTTTTCCTCATTTTAGGAAGCAAGAAGGTCAGTTAGGTTATTTGCTATCGTTTCAATTTGATAAATGGGGAGGAGGATTTATAATAGAAGCTGGAGTAGCAAGGGTTAATGAGGAAGAAAACGTGGTAGTTGATGGTATCGTTCGACCATTTCAAAAGATGAACGCTTTTCACTTAAACAATCGTTTTAGAATAATGAATAATAAAAATGGAGATAAGGATTGGTTTAAATTCGATAACGAAAACGAAAATTTAGAGGAAGCAGAATTTATTCGAATAGCTAAGAATGTTTTACCATATTTGGATATTGCAGAAAATTGGTTTGAAAAAATAAAGCAAAAGCAAACAGTACGATAG